The Oryzias latipes chromosome 16, ASM223467v1 genome includes a region encoding these proteins:
- the etv1 gene encoding ETS translocation variant 1 isoform X6 — translation MKPSSPVTPPSSNPVSPIHHGSPTAAPTPKPERTFGHMAPSQPLPDGAYSLDHRFRRQLSEPCHSFPSPPSMARDSRPIYHRQMSEPNIPFPPQGFKQEYPDPLFEHPAMMGAPLPHGYPAGMMIKQEPRDFTYDSEVPSCHSVYLRQDGYLAHSNRTEGCMFDKVARHFYDDTCVVPEKVEAGDIKQESGLFREGPSYQRRGSLQLWQFLVALLDDPSNSHFIAWTGRGMEFKLIEPEEVARRWGIQKNRPAMNYDKLSRSLRYYYEKGIMQKVAGERYVYKFVCDPEALFSMAFPDNQRPVLKTDVERQINEEDTVPLSHFDENMAYVQEGPYCQPHPYSEGYVY, via the exons ATGAAGCCTTCCAGCCCGGTGACGCCTCCCAGCAGCAACCCCGTGTCCCCCATCCACCATGGCTCGCCGACGGCGGCGCCGACCCCTAAACCGGAGCGAACGTTCGGCCACATGGCGCCCTCGCAGCCGCTGCCGGACGGCGCCTACTCTCTGGACCACAG GTTTCGCCGGCAGCTCTCCGAGCCGTGCCACTCTTTCCCCTCCCCGCCGTCGATGGCCCGGGACAGCCGGCCCATCTACCACCGGCAGATGTCGGAGCCCAACATCCCCTTCCCTCCGCAGGGCTTCAAGCAGGAGTACCCCGACCCCCTCTTTGAGCACCCCGCCATGATGGGAGCGCCGCTCCCCCACGGATACCCCGCCGGCATGATGATCAAGCAGGAGCCCAGGGACTTCACCTACGACTCAG AAGTGCCTAGCTGCCATTCTGTCTATTTACGTCAAGACGGCTACCTGGCTCACTCTAACAGGACTGAAG GGTGCATGTTTGACAAAGTGGCGAGGCATTTCTATGACGACACCTGCGTGGTGCCCGAGAAGGTGGAAG CAGGCGACATCAAGCAGGAGTCGGGCCTGTTCCGGGAGGGCCCGTCGTACCAGCGCAGAGGCTCCCTGCAGCTCTGGCAGTTCCTGGTGGCTCTTCTGGACGATCCGTCAAACTCCCACTTCATCGCTTGGACCGGTCGCGGCATGGAGTTCAAACTCATTGAGCCGGAGGAG GTCGCTCGCCGCTGGGGCATCCAGAAGAATCGTCCAGCGATGAATTATGACAAACTCAGCAGATCGTTGCGTTACTACTATGAGAAAGGAATCAtgcaaaag GTGGCTGGTGAAAGATACGTCTACAAGTTCGTGTGCGACCCCGAGGCCTTGTTCTCCATGGCGTTCCCCGACAATCAGCGGCCGGTGCTGAAGACAGACGTGGAGCGGCAAATCAATGAGGAGGACACCGTGCCGCTGTCGCACTTCGATGAAAACATGGCGTACGTGCAGGAGGGGCCCTACTGCCAGCCACACCCCTACAGCGAAGGCTACGTTTATTAA